In Desulfosudis oleivorans Hxd3, the DNA window GCGCACAGCGACGCCAACAGGGAAAACCCCTGTTTTCTCTGCTCCCGGCTGCGAAGAAAACGACTGTTTGAAGTATCGGCCGAACTGGACTGCAACAAGCTGGCCCTGGGCCATCACAAGGACGACATCATCGAGTCCCTGTTTATCAACATGTGCTATGCCGGTGAAATCAGCCTGATGAAACCGTTTCTCCCCATGTTCGGCGGCAAGGTCACCCTGGTCCGGCCCCTGGCGCTTGCCGATGAAAAGGATATTCAGCGGTTTGCCGGCCATCTGCGTTTTCCGGAATTCAAAAACCCCTGCCCTTCGGCTGAAACCTCCAAGCGCAGCGAGATCAAGGCCCTGCTGGAAGCGCTCTACAGGGGCAACAGAAAGGTCAAAGGTAACATCTTCCGGTCCCTGTCCAACGTGAAAACCGATTATTTGTTGTAATTCATCTCCCTCCGGCGTATATAGCAAAAAACGACAACAACGGTAACCACGGCCCGCTGCCCCGGCACCGCGCCTGCACGCGCAATTCGACTGATACAGTATGGAAATGAAAGATATTCAGAAAGAGCGGGATTTTCGCAACATGCCCATTGACAAGGTCGGCATCAAAAACCTCAAATACCCCATCCGGGTACTGGACCGGAAAAACGGCTGCCAGCAGACTGTTGGCACCATCAACATGTATGTGGACCTGCCCCATGAAAGCAAGGGGACCCACATGAGCCGGTTCGTGGAGATGCTCCACATCCTTCAGCCGGAGATATCGCCCAAGACCTTTTCCGTCATTTTAGACCAGATGAAAAAGGACCTGGACGCGGCCTCGGCCCACATGGAAGTCACCTTTCCCTATTTCATCGAAAAAGCGGCGCCGGTGAGCGGCACTCCAGGCTTCATGGAGTACACCTGCAAACTCATGGGCACCAGCCGTGCCGACGGCAGGGTGGACCTTGTCTCTGAAGTGGTGGTGCCCATCTCTTCGGTGTGTCCCTGCTCAAAGGAGATCAGTGACGGCGGCGCCCATAACCAGCGGGGAGAGGTGCGGCTGGCCATCCGGTCCAAAAAGTTCGTCTGGATCGAAGACCTGATTCAGCTGGTGGAAGCGGCTGCCTCCTGCGAACTCTATTCGGTCTTGAAACGGGTGGATGAAAAATGGGTGACGGAAAAGGGATACCAGAACCCCAAGTTCGTGGAAGACATCGTGCGCGACGTGGCCGTGGCCCTGAAAAACGATACCAACATCACCTGGTTTAACATCAGCGTGGAAAACTTCGAGTCCATTCACAACCACAGCGCATACGCCACCATCACCTGCGGCCGGATCAATCCGTAAGCTCTCCCGGCCCTGCCGGGGTCTGCCGGCGATCCGACTCGACACGCTTTCTGATCTCCGGCATGAGCACATCCGCGCTTCTGCCCGGCGTGTTGCTCATCACAACAAACAGGTAGCGCGGCCCGTCTTCATACAGAAAATACCCGGCCCGGGTGTTTACCCCCGACAACGTCCCGGTTTTGTAATACTCGTTACCAAAAACGCGCATTCGCCCGGCATAGGGCTCGAACGCGGCCAGCACACCGGCCATCATGCGGGCAGACATCCGGTTCTCCCGTGACAGGCCCGACCCCTCCACCACTTTCATGCCGTCAATGGCCAGAACCGTTTTCACGTAGTCCTGAACAGCGGCCACCCCCCTGGCCAGGTCGGCGGGCGGGCCGTAAGCCTTTGCGCCACAGGCCAGCAGCAGCTGGTTGGCCGTAAAATTATTGGAATAGCGCAGCAGTTTTTCCACGTTGTCGCCCAGGGCGGATGAAGAGACGTGGGTAAACTCCAGGGTATCCCTGCCCTTTTCCACCCGGCCGCAAGCCACCTTGCCCGATACATGGCACCCGTGTTTTTCCAGAAACCAGGCAAACAGCTCTCCGGCATACAGGGCCGCCGCTGATGCGTCTTCTATAAACGCGACCCTGCCGGAAAAAGGGTCCATTCTTGCAATCCGCCGCCGGGCAAAGTCAAGCAGGGGGGTCTGGGGTTCGGCACTGACATACCGGCCGTCTTTTCGCGTCACATTCACAGTGTTATAATTGGCGCACAGTGCTCCGTTGACAGCGTCATAGGGCTGGGACGATCCGATTTTCCGGCCGGGGACCGCAATGCCGGGGGCAAAAAAAGAGGCGTCCACCAGAATGTCACCCACGGACGGCACCATGGCCGCGATGCGAAATGCGGCCGCCTCTATCTCTTCGGACACCAGGCTGGGATCACCATATCCCTTAATAATCAGGTCGCCGCCGGGGGTTGTGTAAAACTCGGTGATAAAACGAAAATCTTTTCCCAGGATCTCAAACGCGGCCAGGCTGGTGACGATTTTCAGAATAGAGGCCGGCACCAGCAGGGTATCGGGATTTTCGGCAAGCACCACACGGCCGTCGTCCATGCGCTGTACCAGCACACTGTCGCCAGGCTCGAGCAGTTGGGAAAGGGGCCTTTCGGCAAAAGCCGGCGCAAAGGCGACGGTACACAGCACCATGGCCGTTGCCAACACGGCAACGGTCCGCACGGCCCGGGAAAAGCTGAAAGAGTGATATGCCACGCGCCTTTTTCCTGTGATCAACAGATTACTGCCGGTCATCGAAAAACGCTTTGAAGGCTTTGAAGGTCATGTACACATCGGCCTTGCTGGAGAGTTCAAAGGGTGAGTGCATGGAGAGCAGGGCCGGGCCGCAATCCACGATATCCATGCCGTAGGCGGCCAGGAACTTGGCCAGGGTGCCGCCGCCGCCCTGGTCCACCCGGCCCAGCTCACCGGTCTGCCACACGATGCCGGCCCGGTTGAATATCTGCCGTACCCGGCCCACGTATTCGGCACTGGCGTCACTGGACCCGGACTTGCCACCGGAACCGGTGAACTTGGTGATGCAGATACCGTATCCCAGACGGGCCGCGTTGCGCTTTTCATGGACCTCCTGGTAGTCCGGGTCCAGGGCCGCGTTCACGTCCGCGGAAAGGGCCTCTGAAGCGGTGATGGCCTTTCGCAGCACCCGTTCGGAAACCGGTGCGTCCTGTTTTTCAAACAGGTCGGCGATAAAGTCCTCCATGAACCGGGACCGGGCGCCGGAGTTGCCTTCGCTGCCGATCTCCTCCTTGTCGAAAAACAGGGCCACGGCCGTCCGGGGCGGCTTCTTCAGGTCCTGAATCGCGGCCAGGGCCGTGTAGGCGCAAACCCGGTCATCCTGGCCGTAGGCCCCGATCAGGCCGCGGTCAAACCCCACGTCCCTGGCCCTTCCAGCAGGCACCGCCTCCAGCTCGGCGCTGGCAAAATCCTCCTCCACCAGGCCGTACCGGTCAAACAGGTATTTGAGCACGGTAAGCTTGAACCGGTCCTTCTGCTTCTCGTCACCGGCGGGCAGGCTGCCGGCCACCAGGTTGAGTTTTTCGGCCTCAAACACATCAGACAATTTTTTGCTGTTCTGCAGTTTGGCCGCCAGGTGGGGCAGCAGGTCGGCAATGGTGATCACCGGATCAGTTTCCGCCTCGCCGATCTCCACATCAAAGGACCGGCCGTCTTTGCCCACCACTGTTCCGTAAAGGGCCAGGGGCCGGGCCAGCCACTGGTATTTGCGAATGCCGCCGTAGTAGTGGACCTTGAGCATGGCCAGGTCCACCTCTTCGTAAAGGGGGTTCTGCTTGAGGTCCAGTCGGGGCGAGTCCACGTGGGCCGCGATGATCCGCATGCCCTGGTCCAGGGGGGCGCTGCCCACAACCGCGGCGGCCACCGCCTTGTTGCGAAACACCTTGTAGAATTTCCCCTTGCCTTTGGCCCGGCCGTCAATGTCCACAAAGCCGGCGGCGGCCAGGGCCTTCTGAATAACGGTCACAGCCTTTCGCTCGGTTTTGGCATCGTCCAGAAACCGCTTGTAGTTTTCAGCAAAATCAAAGGACTGCCGGGTCTCGGCAGGAGAAAGCGCGTCCCACACCAGGGCGGGCTTCCGAATAGTCTTCTTTGAAAAGGCGTCCAGCTCTTTTTTGCTCATTTGACCTGTCATTCTTTTTCTCCGTATGGCTTTTTTCTTAAGCGTTTTTTTCGTTTTATGTTCTTCGTGCCCTTCGTGTTCTTCGTGCCCTTCGTGTTCTTCGTGTTCTTCGTGTTAAAAAGCAGCCTGCCGGTTCAGTCGGAAGTCATTGTTTTCGATAGCGATACCGATCCCGATACCGATAATAAGGTAGTGTTATTGGCTTTCAATCACAAAGGTTACCGGCCCGTCATTGACCAGGGAGACATCCATCATGGCGCCGAAGGTGCCCGTGGCTGTTGTCAACCCCCTGTTTTTTACCGCCTCGACAAACGCGAGATACAGGGCTTCGGCCTTCCGGGGTTCGGCGGCCTGCACAAAAGAGGGGCGCCGGCCCTTGCGGCAGTCGGCCAGCAGGGTAAACTGGGAAACCACCAGCACGCCCCCGCCGGTATCAATCACCGACCGGTTCATCTTGCCGGCATCATCCTCAAATATGCGCAAGGACGTGATCTTGTTTGCCAGAAACTCGGCATCCTTCTGCTCATCATTGCCGGCCACGCCCAGCAGCACCAGCAGGCCCGGTCCGATGCTTCCCACCACGTGCCCGTCCACGGTGACGGAACTCTTTTGAACCCGCTGAATCACCGCGCGCATGCCTGCCCCTCGACACAAAACCGGCTGAAAAGCCGGAACAAAAAATTACACCTGGTCGCCATGATCGGTCCGCCGCTGGTTTCAATCAGATCAGCCCGGCCATGGCCTGGACGGCCAGAAGATAGCCGGCCTTGCCGAACCCGGCGATCTGTCCCACGGCCACGTCAGCCACCATGGAGGTGTGCCGGAACGGTTCCCGGCGATAGATGTTGGAAAGGTGAACCTCCACTATAGGAATGGAAAGCAGGAGAAGGGCGTCCCGAATGGCGATGCTGGTATGGGTGAAGGCGGCGGGGTTGATGATCACTCCGTGAACGTCACCATCCACCAGGGTTTGAATCTTTTCCACGATAGCCGACTCGCTGTTGGACTGAAAGCTCTCCACGACAACCCCGTGCTCAGCGCCGCGATTTTTGACCGCGGTGTCAATGTCGGCCAGCGTCTGGCTGCCATAGGTTTCCGGCTCCCGCAGCCCGAGCATGTTCAGGTTGGGACCGTGAATGACCAGGACCTTTTTTTTGACCGGACGCGCCATTTTGCCCCCTATGCCTCATTTGCCAGCTTGCGAAGCGTGGCGATGGTGGTTTTGTAATTGCTGCTGCCGAACACGGCCGACCCGGCCACAAACACGTCGGTACCGGCCGCGGATACGTCCCTGATGGTTTTTTCGTTTACCCCGCCATCCACCTGAATCTGGGTGGCCAGCCCCCGCTCGGTGATGCGCTGCTTGAGTGCCCGGACCTTGTCCAGGGAATTGGGTATAAACTGCTGGCCCCCGAAGCCGGGATTCACGCTCATGATCACCACCAGGTCCAGGTCGTCCAGCACCCAGTCCAGGACGCTCAACGGCGTGGAGGGGTTTAAGGCCACGCCGGCCCTGGCACCCAGCCCCTTGATCAACTGAATAGTGCGGTTCAGGTGGACACTGGCCTCGGCGTGAACGGCCACCAGGTCGGCCCCGGCCTGAACGAATTCCGCCACGTAGCGTTCCGGCTCCATGATCATCAGGTGGGCATCCACCGGCAGGCTGGTGACACTCCGGACCGCCTTGACCACCAGCGGGCCGATGGTGATGTTGGGCACATACCGGCCGTCCATCACATCCACGTGAATCCAGTCGGCGCCGGCCGCCTCAACCGCCATCACCTCATCGCCCAGCCGGGCAAAATCAGCCGACAGTATCGACGGCGCAATCAGTTTCATCAGTTGATCTCCTTAATTTCCATTTTCACGGCCCGCTGGGCCTTACCAGCTTTCAAACACCTCTGTTTTCACCAGCTTTCCGTCTTCATACACCAGCACCGTGGCCTCCTGGTGGGCCGGAATAAAGGCCCACACCTCGGAACCCGGTTCCCGGAACTCGTCAATCAGGTCAAAAGAGGTGCCCATACAGTTGAGTTTCACATTAATATGCCTGTTTAGAAAACCGTTTGCAAGCCTGTACCGGGAAACCCGTATCCCTCCCCCACCCTGAAGCAACCGGCTCCCCTCCTCCGCATTCACCCGATTGATCACCAGATCGACCCGGCTGCCTTCGAGAACACGTGCCCCCGGCTCGGGGACCTGGCCGACAACAGCGTTCCTGGGAGCCGTATCCCGCACCTCGAAACGAATCTCTCCGGGCAGCAGCCCCAGCAGATCCAGACTGTCGATGGCTTCAGCCAGGGAGTCCCCCGTTATGTCGGGCATCACGTAGGCAACAGGCCGTTTGCCGAGACTGACCAGCAGGTCTACCGGCGTCCCTCTGTTGATCGTGACCCCGGCACCGGGATACTGGGCAATAACGGCCCGGGCCTCGACCCCGGCAGCGTGGGCCTCGGACAAAACCCCCCGGGCCAGTCCATTTTCCTCTATCACGATGCGAACATGGTCCAGGCCCATGCCCCGAAGATCCGGCATGAGCACCTCTTTGTTACCCCTGGAAATAATGATGCTGACGCTGCGGCCCTGCTTGATTCGGGCACCGGGTTCAGGGTCCTGCCAGATCACGTGGTACTTGGGCACGGTGGCGCTGTAGTCCGACGCCTTGACCCGGCTGCTCAGCCCCAGCCCGGTGAGCATCTCAAGGCCGTAAGCCACGTTTCGGCCGGTGATGTCAGGTACCACAACCGTCTCCTCCGATGCCACCAGAAACACAAAGGTCAGGTAGACGCTGGCACCGGCGCCCAGGGCCATGACCACAAAAAGAACCGACAGCTTTAAGAGTTGCTTAACCATTTTTTTTCAGGCGCACACCAAAAAATCCGTCCATGCCGTGGCGCCAGGGAAATGTCCGGAAAAAGCCCGGGTCGTCTGTAAACCCGGCCACCGCCGGAACATCGGCCGCCACGCCTGTATCTATAGCAAAATCGGGCCGCCTCTTCAAAAAGGACTGCACCACGGCGTCGTTTTCCTCGGGCTCCATGCTGCAGACGGCATAGACCAAAAGCCCGCCGTCACGCACATGATCGGCCAGGTTGGTCAGCATGGCGATCTGGTCGTTCTGCAGCCGCGCCAGGTCCTGTTCGGAAAGACGCCACTTGGTGTCCGGATTGCGGCGAATTACCCCGGTGCCGGAACAGGGACAGTCGGCCAGCACGCGGTCAAACCCGCCTGCGTCCTTCAACTGTTCCGGGACCAGCATATCCAGGGTCATGGGCCGCACATTGGTGATGCCCAGCCGCGTCATCTCACCGGCAAGCCGCTCCAGCTTTGCCGTGTCCCGGTCCGCCGCCACGATCCGGCCCTGGTTTTCCATGAGCCGGGCCAGATGGCCGGTCTTTCCGCCCAGGCCGGCGCAGGCGTCCAGCACCCGCTGACCGGGCCGGGGATCGGTCAAAAGGCCGATCAGCTGGGCCGCCTCGTCCTGTACCTGGAACCATCCCGCGCCAAAGGCCGTCATCTCATGCACCGGCACTTTTGGAGAGGAAAAACTCACGGCCTCGGGCGCGTGCCGGCCCGGTGTCACGCCCGCCGCCTCCTGGGCAAGGGAGGCGGCCACCTGTTCCGGGGCTGCCCGCAGTCCGTTGACCCGCACCGTGATGGGCGGCACCGTATTCAAAAAATCACATAGTTGCACCGTCTCTTCGATACCGAAGCGGGCGATCCATCGCCGGATCATCCATTCGGGAAACGATTTTGTCACGCAAAGGGCCTGCACCGGGTCTTTGTCCATATCGGGCGGATCCGGCTCACCGGGATGCCGGGTCGAGCTTCGCAGCAGGCCGTTTACAAATCCGGACAGCCGGCCAAGCCCGGCCTGTTTCGACAGATCTACTGAACTGTTGATGGCGGCAAAATCGGGAATTCTGTCCAGAAACCGCAGCTGAAACAGACCGAGCCGCAGAATATTCAGCACCGCCGGATCCATGCGCTGCAGCGGGGTCCTGGAAAAATGGACGATGGTGTAATCCAGGGTGTTGCGCCACCGCAAAACACCGTACACCAGGGTAGTGACAAGGGCCCGGTCCCGCTTTTCCGGAAACGACACCCTGGCCAGCGCCTCATCGGCCACCTGGTCCAGGGTGCGGTGGCCCTTTTCAAGGGCAGTGAGTATGCGAAGGGCAACAGCCCGGGGGTCGGATTTCCTGGCCGCTGTCGGCCGCCTGTTGTCAGCGGGTCGATGGAATTTACGCAAACCGCGTTCCTTCGGCAATGGCATGCCCCCGCAAAAAATCGGCCACATCCATGGGTTTTCCCGCCTCGCCCTGAATGCGGGTGACAACAAGGCCGCCGTCGGCCGTGGCCACCACCAGCTCATCCGGAAAGCGGGTCACCACGGTGCCGGGCGACGCCTTCTTTTCCAGGGTCACCGGCCGGGCTGCCAGAATTTTGTATCGCCGGGTGCCGGTCTCGGTAAAGGCGCCGGGCCAGGGCGTCATGGCGTTGATAAACCGCCGAAGCCGGGCCGAAGGCTGGTTCCAGTCAATCCGGCCATGGGTTTTTTTTAAAAGCGGCGCGAATGTTACCGCCTCCGGGTCCTGGGGCACCGGGGTTGCGGTGCCGCTTTCGATCCGGGCCAGGGTATCGATCAAGACGTCGGCGCCCAGAACAGCCAGCCGGTCATGAAGGTCGGCGGCCGTGTCCTCGTCCGATATCGGGGCTCTGGCAGAAAGAATCATGTCTCCGGAGTCCATGCCCTCGTCCATGAAGATGCTGGTGACCCCGGTCTCTGCTTCCATGCCGGCAATGGCCCACTGAATGGGCGACGGCCCCCGGTAACGGGGCAGCAGGGATGGATGAATGTTCACCGCGCCCAGCGCCGGCAGCTCAAGAACCGCCCGGGGCAGAATTTTTCCATAAGCCACCACCACGAGCAGGTCCGGGGCGATGTTTTTAAGGGTGCGGATAAAGTCGTCGGTGCGGACCGATGCCGGCTGGGCAACGGCCAGGCCCAGTGCTTCGGCCGCCACCTTCACCGGCGGCGGCGCCATCTTGCGGCCCCGGCCCTTGGGCTTGTCCGGCTGGGTCACCACCAGGGGCACATCATACCCATTGTCCGCAAGGGCTTTCAGGCAGGGCACCGCGTAATCCGGGGTTCCCATGAAAACGATTCTCAGGTCTCTTGCCATGCCTGCTTTATTCTTTTCTGCACTTTGCGTTTGTAAAGCTCCCGCTTCAGGCGGCTGGCCCTGTCCAGAATCAGGGTACCGTTGAGGTGATCAATTTCGTGCTGAAGCACAATGGCCTCAAGCCCTTCGGCATCAATGACCAGGGGCCGGCCTTCCCGGTCCACGCCCTCCACCCGGACCGTGGCGGCCCGTTTCACATCGGTACGCAGCTCGGGCACGCTGAGGCACCCCTCCTGTTCGGAGACACACTCGCCGTCGACGGCCACGACCTCGGGATTGATCACCACCCGGAACTGCTGTTTTTCCCGCTGATCCGACACATCGTAAATCACCAGCCGCAGACCGCTGTCCACCTGGACCGCGGCCAGGCCAACGCCCTGGTGGGCATACATGGTCTGGGCCATATCGTCAATGAGCTGTTGCAGCTTGCCGTCGATGTTTGCCACCGGCAGGGCCCCGTCTTTTAAAACATCCGCCGGATAGGTCACGATATCCAGAACTGTCATATCACATATCCTTGTTCATACCCTGCATGCCGCCGGGCCTCTATCAGGCCAGAATCCGCCGGGCCTCGGCCGCATCCACCGCTATCTGCCGTTTAAGCTCATCAATGCCGGAAAACTTTTTCTCATCCCGCAGGCGTTCAATAAAATTGACTCTTATCCGCTGGCCGGTGATCTGTTCGGCAAAATCAAAAATATGGACCTCCACGGTAAACAGGTGATCTTCAAAAGTGGGGCTGTAGCCGATGTTGGCCACGCCCTTCAGTCGCCGTCCTCCGTATTCCACGGTTACCGCGTAGACGCCGTTGGCCGGGCACAGCTCGTCGGTGAGGGCGATGTTGGCCGTGGGAAACCCCAGGGCGCTGCCGCCCCGGCCCCGGCCCGACACAACGGTACCCCGCACCTGGTAGTAACGGCCCAGCAGGTCAAAAGCAACCGCCACATCCCCGGCCATCACGGTTTTCCGTACCGTGGTGCTGCTGATGCGCCCATGGCCCGGCACCGTGTCTACCCAGGGTTCGCATATCACCTCAAAACCCAATTCCTGAGCGTGCTTTTCCAGAAAATCGACGTTTCCTTCCCTGTGTTTGCCAAAGGTATAATCACGGCCCACCACGATTGCCTTCATGCCGATTCGGTGGATCAGTATATCTTTCAGAAACGCCATGGCGCCCAGCGCGGCAAACACCATGGAAAAAGGGATGCAGACAAGGGCGTCTATTCCGTTTGCCGCGATCAGTTCCGCCTTCTGCTCATAGAGGGTGATCCGGGGGGGCGCCGGTGTATTCGGGTGCAGCACCTTGGCGGGATGGGGCTCAAAGGTAACGGCAACCGCTGTGCCGCCGATCTCCCGGGCCTTTTCTTTTACCCTGGCAAAGAGGGCCTGGTGGCCCTTGTGCACACCGTCAAAGTTGCCGATGGTGACCACGGCCCGCTCAAAGGGCCCTTCCAGACTGTCCAGACCTTCGACAACCCGCATTTTAAAACCGCCGCCTTTCATTTTTGATCATGTTTTTGCTTGACACTGTTCCAAAGCTTATATATATAAAAACTTTTTCCGGCAGACGCAATGATTATTATCCGGTAACACTGCGTCTGTTTTTCTCTGATACGTGCCGAAGTGGCGGAATTGGTAGACGCGCTAGGTTCAGGGTCTAGTGGGGGTTTCCTCGTGGGAGTTCAAGTCTCCCCTTCGGCACCATCTTTTTTTTCTGAATTTTCCTTTTTCTGAAAACAGGCGGCATACCTGCCGTGATGGAATCGCCGCAGGCGGCAGTCCATGCTGTCCGTCACGGGGGTGTCACTGTGGGGATACTTCGTGCGTGCCCTTACGCTGTCCGCTTCCGCGTATATTCCCGCACGCAATCGACCAGATTTTCCACGGGGAAGGGTTTGGACAGAACGGCGTCAAAGTGCTCCCTGTCCGGCAGCCAGGGGGTGGAGGAGATGCCGATGATCGGAAGCGCCGTTCCTGCAAGATTTCGAATATGCCGCACCACGTGCATGCCATCCAGCTCGGGCAGCAGGATATCGGCTATAACAAGATCAATGCTTTCTTCCTTAAACGTCGCAAGGCCTTCCCGGGCACTTTCAGCAATATGAATAGTATGGCCGAACCGTGACAGGTTATGCCGGATCATCTCCAGAACGCTTTTCTCGTCATCTATGATCAGAATCGACGCCATCGGTCACCTGTCGTACAGTTCGAAGGGCCCGGCAACACACCTGTAGAAACTGCGGCAAAGGAAATAACCATCTGACTTGAATAGATTTTACAGGCGTGAACACTGTTTTTAGCATTCAACGTCATCCTTGTCAAGCGGAAAGTCTTTTCAAGAGAATCGTTTGCAGGGGGGGTAAATACAAATTGCGATCATATATGGCCTTGTGGTATGTTGACGAAAAATCTTTTCAACACAAGCCCTTGGGGCACCGCCCTGCTTAACGAGGAAACCGACTTTGAGACCACCACAGCAAAAGCCAAAAACAGACGCCACTGACACAGAGAGCCTATGAATCACAACGGAAACAATACTGAAGCCCGTCTATGGGACGCGGCGGATCAACTGCGGGCAAACTCCAAGCTGAAGTCTTCAGAATATTCCGTACCGGTGCTGGGTCTGGTCTTTCTGCGCTATGCAGACCACAAATTCCAGGCAGCGGCAAAAGAGCTGGAGGGCAAAGGCGGCGGGCGGCGTAAAACCGGCCCGGCCGATTATCAGGCCAAAGGCGTGCTCTATCTGCCCAAGGCTGCGCGTTTTTCGGCCCTGATCCAGATGCCTGAAGGGGCCAACATCGGCACGGCCATCAACAATGCCATGCGGGCCATTGAGGCCGAGAACCCCGATCTCAAGGACGTGCTGCCCAAGACCTACAACCGCTTTGAGAACACCCTGCTAAAAGAACTGCTCAAGACCATGAACTCCGTCCCCATGGACATTGAGGGGGACGCCTTTGGCAGGATTTACGAGTATTTTCTGGGGAACTTCGCCCGCGCCGAAGGCCAGAAGGGCGGCGAGTTTTTTACGCCCACCGCCATTGTCCGGCTCATCGTCGGCATCATCGAACCGTTCCACGGCCGCATCTATGACCCGGCCTGCGGCTCCGGCGGCATGTTTGTGCAGAGCGCCCGGTTTGTGGCCGAACACAAAAAGAACCCCGGCGCCGAACTGAGTGTTTACGGACAGGAAAAGGTGGCAGAAACCGTGCGCCTGGGCAAAATGAACCTGGCCGTGCACGGCCTTTCCGGCGATATCCGCGAAGGCAACGCCTATTATGAGGATCTGCACCGCGCCGTCAACAAATTTGACTTTGTCATGGCCAATCCGCCCTTTAACGTGGACCGGGTGGACAAGGACCGGCTCAAGGACGACCCCCGCTTTCCCTTTGGCCTGCCCCGCACGGATAACGCCAATTATCTCTGGATTCAAATATTTTACAGCGCCCTGAACAAAACCGGCCGGTCCGGATTTGTCATGGCCAACTCGGCCTCCGACGCCCGCGGCTCAGAACTGGACATCCGCCGGCAGCTCATCGAAGCCCAAGCCGTGGATGTGATGGTGGCCGTGGGCTCCAATTTTTTTTACACCGTGACCCTGCCCTGCACCCTCTGGTTTTTCGATAAGGGCAAGAGGAATGCCGTTCCTGGGAGCGCCGCACCCCAGTGCGGCATTTCCCGCGCGGACACCGTTCTTTTCATCGACGCCCGCCATCTTTACCGTCAGATCGACCGGGCTCACCGGGACTGGACCCCGGCCCAGATCGAGTTTCTGGCCAACATCGCCCGGCTCTACCGGGGCGAGCAGACCGAAAACCTTCACGACAGCGCCGACCTGCTGGCCGAGCACTTCGGCAAGAAGTCCAAATATGTTGATGTTCCCGGTCTGTGCAAGGTGGCCACCATTGCCGAGATCGAGGCCCAGGGCTGGAGCCTCAACCCCGGACGTTATGTGGGCGTGGCGGCAAGGACCGAAGATGATTTTGACTTCAAGGAACGGCTGGAGGAGATGAACGAAGAACTGGAAATCCTCAATGCCGAGGCCCGGGAGTTGGAAGAACGGATTGCCGAGAATGTGGCGAAGTTGCTGGAGGGGGAGTGATGGACCTTCATGAAGTGTGTGATCTGATTGTTGATTGTGAGCATAAGACCGCACCAACCCAAGCAGAAGGCTACCCCTCTATTAGAACCCCAAACATTGGTCGAGGATATTTTCTTTTGGACGGAGTGAATCGTGTTTCAGAAGAAACTTACCGGTCATGGACAAGACGAGCCGAACCAAAACCTGGCGACTTAATAATGGCCCGAGAGGCTCCGGTTGGGAATGTTGCTATGGTCCCTGCGGGTCTTCGCCCCTGCCTTGGACAAAGGACCTTGCTGATACGACCAATGAGGTCAAAGGTTTTCCCACGCTACCTCGCGTATTTGCTGATTGGCGACCAAATCCAGAATATTATCCATGCCATGACGAATGGAGTCACCGTACCTCATTTAAACATGAAGGATGTGAGGTCGCTTCCCCTACCACCGCTTCCCCCCCTTCCCACCCAGCGCAAAATCGCCGCCATACTTTCGGCCTATGACGACCTGATCGAGAACAACCTGAGGCGGATCAAGATTCTGGAGGAGATGGCGCAGAACCTCTACCGCGAGTGGTTCGTCAAGTTCCGCTTCCCCGGCTGGGAGAAAGCCCGCTTTGTGGATTCGCCGCTGGGGAAGATTCCGGAGGAGTGGGAGGTGACAACAATCAACAAA includes these proteins:
- a CDS encoding bifunctional riboflavin kinase/FAD synthetase, which codes for MRVVEGLDSLEGPFERAVVTIGNFDGVHKGHQALFARVKEKAREIGGTAVAVTFEPHPAKVLHPNTPAPPRITLYEQKAELIAANGIDALVCIPFSMVFAALGAMAFLKDILIHRIGMKAIVVGRDYTFGKHREGNVDFLEKHAQELGFEVICEPWVDTVPGHGRISSTTVRKTVMAGDVAVAFDLLGRYYQVRGTVVSGRGRGGSALGFPTANIALTDELCPANGVYAVTVEYGGRRLKGVANIGYSPTFEDHLFTVEVHIFDFAEQITGQRIRVNFIERLRDEKKFSGIDELKRQIAVDAAEARRILA
- the fmt gene encoding methionyl-tRNA formyltransferase, translated to MARDLRIVFMGTPDYAVPCLKALADNGYDVPLVVTQPDKPKGRGRKMAPPPVKVAAEALGLAVAQPASVRTDDFIRTLKNIAPDLLVVVAYGKILPRAVLELPALGAVNIHPSLLPRYRGPSPIQWAIAGMEAETGVTSIFMDEGMDSGDMILSARAPISDEDTAADLHDRLAVLGADVLIDTLARIESGTATPVPQDPEAVTFAPLLKKTHGRIDWNQPSARLRRFINAMTPWPGAFTETGTRRYKILAARPVTLEKKASPGTVVTRFPDELVVATADGGLVVTRIQGEAGKPMDVADFLRGHAIAEGTRFA
- a CDS encoding PASTA domain-containing protein, with product MVKQLLKLSVLFVVMALGAGASVYLTFVFLVASEETVVVPDITGRNVAYGLEMLTGLGLSSRVKASDYSATVPKYHVIWQDPEPGARIKQGRSVSIIISRGNKEVLMPDLRGMGLDHVRIVIEENGLARGVLSEAHAAGVEARAVIAQYPGAGVTINRGTPVDLLVSLGKRPVAYVMPDITGDSLAEAIDSLDLLGLLPGEIRFEVRDTAPRNAVVGQVPEPGARVLEGSRVDLVINRVNAEEGSRLLQGGGGIRVSRYRLANGFLNRHINVKLNCMGTSFDLIDEFREPGSEVWAFIPAHQEATVLVYEDGKLVKTEVFESW
- the def gene encoding peptide deformylase, which translates into the protein MTVLDIVTYPADVLKDGALPVANIDGKLQQLIDDMAQTMYAHQGVGLAAVQVDSGLRLVIYDVSDQREKQQFRVVINPEVVAVDGECVSEQEGCLSVPELRTDVKRAATVRVEGVDREGRPLVIDAEGLEAIVLQHEIDHLNGTLILDRASRLKRELYKRKVQKRIKQAWQET
- the rpe gene encoding ribulose-phosphate 3-epimerase produces the protein MKLIAPSILSADFARLGDEVMAVEAAGADWIHVDVMDGRYVPNITIGPLVVKAVRSVTSLPVDAHLMIMEPERYVAEFVQAGADLVAVHAEASVHLNRTIQLIKGLGARAGVALNPSTPLSVLDWVLDDLDLVVIMSVNPGFGGQQFIPNSLDKVRALKQRITERGLATQIQVDGGVNEKTIRDVSAAGTDVFVAGSAVFGSSNYKTTIATLRKLANEA
- the rsmB gene encoding 16S rRNA (cytosine(967)-C(5))-methyltransferase RsmB; the protein is MRKFHRPADNRRPTAARKSDPRAVALRILTALEKGHRTLDQVADEALARVSFPEKRDRALVTTLVYGVLRWRNTLDYTIVHFSRTPLQRMDPAVLNILRLGLFQLRFLDRIPDFAAINSSVDLSKQAGLGRLSGFVNGLLRSSTRHPGEPDPPDMDKDPVQALCVTKSFPEWMIRRWIARFGIEETVQLCDFLNTVPPITVRVNGLRAAPEQVAASLAQEAAGVTPGRHAPEAVSFSSPKVPVHEMTAFGAGWFQVQDEAAQLIGLLTDPRPGQRVLDACAGLGGKTGHLARLMENQGRIVAADRDTAKLERLAGEMTRLGITNVRPMTLDMLVPEQLKDAGGFDRVLADCPCSGTGVIRRNPDTKWRLSEQDLARLQNDQIAMLTNLADHVRDGGLLVYAVCSMEPEENDAVVQSFLKRRPDFAIDTGVAADVPAVAGFTDDPGFFRTFPWRHGMDGFFGVRLKKNG